In the Saccharococcus thermophilus genome, GGTCAATCTGGAGTTGCATGAGTTCGCTCATTCCATTGATTATATCGTGTTCGATCATATTCACGAGACTGCGGCTTTCCGTTCGATTTGGCAGGAAGAAGCGGCAAAACTGTTTCCGAACCAATATTATTTCCTTCATTATCCGGAAGAATATTTTGCCGAATCGTTTGCGTATTATTACTATAATGATGAGACTCGCAGGCATTTGCAAATCGCCGCTCCAAAAACGTACCAGTTTATCCGTCATTTGGCCGGAAGAGCTCGTTTGTGAGCTCTTCTTTTTTATGACTCACATTTCGCACCCTCTCGACGAAAATCGGGAGGATTTTTTCGTTCCGATGTCGAATGAATCCTTGACACACAAGGAACGTAAAGGAGTTTTTCACTTATGAACGTTCAAGTCAAAAAGGTCTATCGCAATTCTTATTTGAATATAATAAGTGCCCTATTCAAGAAACTGGGTCTGCCTCAATTGATTGACCATCTCGTGCCCGTCGATCCGCAGTGCCAAACGCGAGTCAGCGATGCCGTTCAGGCCATCCTCTACAATGTGTTTGACGGCCGGCAAGCCCTTGTTCACTTGGAACATTGGGCTCAGGAGGTCGATTGTGAGAAACTCATCCGTCCCGATCTCCATCCTTCCTGGTTGAACGACGATGCGTTGGCCCGTCATCTCGATCGCCTGTATGAGGCTGGCATTCACAACGTCATCAGCACTTGCTTGATTCATATTTATCGAAAAGAAGGCCTTTCCCTCCGAGCCTTCCACGCCGATACGACGGACAAGACCGTTTACGGCGCGTATGAATCGGCCTCGTTAGAGGCCTTACAAATCACACATGGCTACAACCGCCATCATCGTTGGCAAAAACAGATCGGTTTCGGACTGGTCGGCAACGAGGACGGCATCCCGTTTTACGGCGATGTGCACGATGGCAACCTGCCCGATAAAACATGGAATCCCGAGGTGCTGTCTCGTGTCCATGAACAGCTGAAGCAGGCCAAAATCGAAGACGAATGGATTTACGTGGCCGATTCCGCCGCGATGACGAAAGAGACCCTGGCGCAAACCAAAGCGGCCAACGCCTTTTTGATCACCAGAGGCCCTTCGTCGCTCCGGATCGTGAAAACCGCGCTGGCCGAAGCGGATGCTGAGGACACGACGTGGAGCGATCCCTTTACGTTGGCGGAGAGAAACGGCGCCACGTACCGGGTATGGGAAACGGCCTCGACGTATGAAGGCCACCCCGTTCGGCTGATCGTTGTTGAATCGAGCGCGCTCGACCAGCGAAAAGGAAAGACGCTTGAAAAAGAACGAACCAAAGAAGCGGAGCTTCTTCGCGAGGAACAAGCCCGTTGGGAGCGTCACCCCTTCTCCTGCCGGGAAGATGCCGAACAAGCCTTGGCGTCCCTCAAGGCGTCCCTTCGCCCCCGGTTTCATCGGGTTGAGGCCGCGGTCGAAGAGATCGTACGCCTGAAAAAACGGCGCGGACGGCCGAAAAAAGGGGCGGAACCCGAGGTGGAGACGCTGTATTTCTTGCACCTTGACGTCGAATTCGACCAAGACGCGTGGGAACAGGCGAGACGGAAAGCGTCCCGGTTTGTCCTTGTCACGACCGTTCCGAAGGAATGGAAGGGCCAACCCATGGATGCCCAAGAGATCTTGAAGCTGTATAAAGGGCAGATCTCGGTGGAAATGAACTTCGCTTTTTTGAAAGATCCGTTTTTCACGGATGAGATTTACGTCAAAAAACCAGAACGGGTCGCAGTATTAGGCTATTTGTTTCTGTTGGCCTTGGCTATTTACCGCGTTTTTCAGCGCCGAGTGCGTCAGTTTATTACTCCAGAACACCCGTTGAAGGGTCCTGGAGGCCGCAAGCTGACCCGGCCGACGGGACAGGCGATTTTTCAGCTGTTTCAATATGTGAACGTCGTCCTGTTCAAGCTGCCGGATGGGCGCATCCAACGCTCACTGGATCGCTCCCTTACCCCTGATCAGCGAAGGATTCTGCAGGGATTGGGCATGGATGAGAGCATCTACGTGTAACGTGATACGGAACGACCAGCGATGGTAAAAAAAGGATTGCCATCGCTCGTTGTGTTGGTCAAAAAGTTATTCTGAAAAACTAAATAAAAAATCCTTTGTTTTGACCTTGTTAGGGTGCGAAATGTGAGTTATGATGAAAAATAGATTGAGTTTCTGAGTAGGATTCCTTTATGATAGAACATGAGGTGAGAACATTGCGTCAATACTTACAATTACTAGAAGATATTTTCGAAAACGGGGTGGAAAAAGACGACCGCACCGGAGTTGGGACATTATCCGTGTTTGGCCGCCAGCTCCGCTTTAATTTGCAAGA is a window encoding:
- a CDS encoding IS1634 family transposase, translated to MNVQVKKVYRNSYLNIISALFKKLGLPQLIDHLVPVDPQCQTRVSDAVQAILYNVFDGRQALVHLEHWAQEVDCEKLIRPDLHPSWLNDDALARHLDRLYEAGIHNVISTCLIHIYRKEGLSLRAFHADTTDKTVYGAYESASLEALQITHGYNRHHRWQKQIGFGLVGNEDGIPFYGDVHDGNLPDKTWNPEVLSRVHEQLKQAKIEDEWIYVADSAAMTKETLAQTKAANAFLITRGPSSLRIVKTALAEADAEDTTWSDPFTLAERNGATYRVWETASTYEGHPVRLIVVESSALDQRKGKTLEKERTKEAELLREEQARWERHPFSCREDAEQALASLKASLRPRFHRVEAAVEEIVRLKKRRGRPKKGAEPEVETLYFLHLDVEFDQDAWEQARRKASRFVLVTTVPKEWKGQPMDAQEILKLYKGQISVEMNFAFLKDPFFTDEIYVKKPERVAVLGYLFLLALAIYRVFQRRVRQFITPEHPLKGPGGRKLTRPTGQAIFQLFQYVNVVLFKLPDGRIQRSLDRSLTPDQRRILQGLGMDESIYV